The following DNA comes from Mesoplodon densirostris isolate mMesDen1 chromosome 9, mMesDen1 primary haplotype, whole genome shotgun sequence.
TTTTGAAATCTAGAACTATGTCTGAAATGGGGAGGAGGGAGTGTTGGAGACAGAAACCAGCTGTGTACCAGGAAATAATAAGTATCATGCAAAAATATCACAGCTAATAGATGTCCTTTACGAGTGGAAATATCTATgtttaattgctttaaaaatgtggGTGGAAAACCACAATTATACATTGTGATAACAAACCTGTACAGATAACTTCTGAACAATACAAAACAAGTgctgaaaattttttctttaggaTTGATATAATTATTCCAAAATTATGACACCACCTACCCAAATATCATATTGCCCCATCTGCAAATCCTTGAAGAGGAATAGTTACCGATCGAATGCATTTAGACTCGtccttaataaaaagaaaattgcataGCTTTTTATACTGTTGTACACCCTCAAATGCATCTTCCAATATCATTGTCAGCTTAGTGTTATTCTCgatatttaaaatgttcaatttttcagagatacattatatataaattcCTAATATTTATAAACACATCATTTTATTCATCTGATTTTTAATAACATGCATTTTTATAATTACTGTACAACTGAAGTAGACACTGAATTATGCTGTGTGCATTTCTTTATTCAACAGTATATTCTTAGACACCTTGTTCAAACAAATTAAgtgaatttcaaagaaaataaaacatgaaaaaaatatcctTCCAgtagaaacagaatcacagtGCTTTACagacaaaaggaaaggaaaagaagttcTCATAGGAAAAGAGATTTATTATTACATAGAAAATTCTCACAATAGTTGAAACACACTCCAGAAACTAATAAACACCTTAGCTAGAGTTGTGCCTATTACTCAGCCCACAAGCATCTGCTTTGTCTTAATCAGAGGGGGGAGGTGAATGACcactgtttattttcattttcctcattaaTTATGAAAAACTGCATTTAATTCATCTTGCATGGTGAGAGATTGGCTGCGCAGATGTAAGTCGTAAGGGAAGTGGCTGTCGGTGGGCAACCTGAACATGGCACCCTGCCCAAGGGGACCCCTGGGTGGCACTGCACAGTAATGCATGCCGTAATTGTAATTTTTGCCATAGTCCAAGGTTTCTTCTTGCTTCAGGGAAAATATCCCATTATAGTTAATTGGGGGAGGACTTAAGGGACCCTCAAACTGAGGGCTGGCACACTCAGGGGAAGTGCTTTCATAGAAGGATTCATACGCACTGCAATAATTGTAGGGTTTCATGGACTTGGAATTATCAAGAGTTCCATGCCCCGGGGGAGGGGTGAGCTCAGGGCTGTGGTAGGGCGGATAGAAGGTAGAGTAGGGTGACCTTGTGTGGTGTGCCGCCTCCCCACCCTGACCCATCAGGAAACTCCTGGCATTGAGCTGCAAGCAGCCTGCCACCAAGTTTGTAGTTGGCTGGGAAAGACCTTTGCATAAGTTTTGGACGAACGTGAGCAGATCAGGTCTCTTGCCGATTCTCAGAATTTCAGAAAGTGCCCAGATGTAGTTTTTGGCCAGTCGTAAAGTTTCTATTTTGGACAGTTTTTGGGTTTTAGAATAACAGGGGACGACTTTTCTTAAATTGTCCAGGGCGTCGTTGAGGCCGTGCATCCTGTTCCTCTCGCGCGCGTTAGCTTCCTGTCTCCTGAACTTGACCCTCTCCAGTCGGAGCTTGGTcgtcttttttttcctaagacCCCTCCTTCTGGGCAACCCATTTTCATCTTCCTCTTCCctgtcttcctcctcttcttctttctcagtcTCTTCTCCAGGGGCCCTTTTGATGCTCTTTCCTCGAAGGACAATCTGTTTGGAAAAGCTTTCTGGTTTCTTAATTTGCTTCTGGTCCTCGCATTCTCTAGAAAACTTTCTGCACATCTGGGATTCTGGCATTACAACTGACTCATCAAACGGTAGTGTTAACATGGTTCTCTAATCTTAAATTACCTGAAAAAATGCCAGCacaatatttaaagtgttttcatttttaaagtttatacacTTAAAACATATTCAATGACTTAATCATAAGAATACAAAAACATGAGAAAAAGACTGATTTTTacactaaataaaatttttgagTTTGTGCAGCCtagtaattattaaagaaaacaatgacaCATGCAATAGGATTAATTTATACCAAattatcaaaagaaaataaaacaggaagtaTTTATTGTaataccaccaccacctccatttctctttgattttaaactgatttttaataCACGAAGAGGGCAGTGAAAttcaaacaaatgcaaaacatgaTATAGCAATGCAGAATTTCATTAATTCCAATTCCCCTGAGTGCAAAATGAGAAGAGTCaccagttttttaaataaaaaatgctaCCTCTCCATTAGCTGACAAATTTGTggagatttattttttagaaagaaaataagccTTAACTTTATTTGCTGTATTATATAACTGTGAATTTAGATAAGTGGCTGTTGAAatacacaaatttaaaaaagagattaaTCAGAGCCAATTTAAAAACTGCTTTCTTTCTGATCTGTAAAGAAACATGTAAAAGAGCACTCTTTTCCCAACCTTCACCAAAAAAAAGCGAGGGGGAGGATTAGGCTAATTTGGGATAAActctataaataaattttaaaaatcactggcaTTATTTTAAGTCAAGAAAAATATTGAGActgcttttctattttaaatttttctcagtgtAATTGTCTGTTTACTGCTGTTCAAATCATCCTGACAAAAAACACTCTCGTAGTGTTTTTGTTCTACGAGCCACAGAAGTCTCCCTCTAGCTAATATCTGACAGGAACGGTCCAAGGATTCTGACTGCAATTGTGCACGTGTATTCAGAATCCCgaatgaaaggggaaaataatttgTGTTTCAAATGCAATTTTGGCTTTCGTTTGGCGAAGCAGCAAGTATTTTCATCTAAAGTCTTCAAACAAATAAGCATGTTAAAACAGAGACTTTTTAATTTAACCATCTCCAgctccctcaacacacacacacacacacaaacacacacacgcaaactCTTAATAATGTCCACATACTTGCAGTTACATAATAGCCGTGAAAGTATGTGATAATTACATCATAAGAATGAAATATGATAAGAAGTTATAGATGACAAAAGACCATATAAATACTATAAGACAGTGACACTGTATCTTTAAATACTTGCATGCAAAGCCAGCATCAATTGAagtatatctttatttatattaccttaggttttaatttcattcaataatcagttttcattttggatcttCCACATCTTTTCAGGCTGAGTGTCGCATCGTCTCCTGGAGTCTCTAGATCTGTGTGTATCTGCACTATCTCATTGATCTCTAAAAAGTGACATTGATGCCAACTGCCAGAGCTGGTACCCATGCCATCTGCTAGTGACGTCACAGGGCAGAGAGAACCATGTGATCCTCTCTCTTGGGACCTTCATTCTGCACTGATCATCTGGCATCCCTGTAAGTGGGTACCAGCATTCATGCATCAACACAGAAGGTTAGACtgatagggaaaaaaaatctgcaccAGCCTTTCACATACAGTAGGTGTGTTTCTCCTCGAGCTGCTTCAGCTTCACTGGCAATCTGTAGAAATAGCTGTGTTAGTGTTCAGTTTCGTCCTGTCAACGGTGCAACTATTAGGTAGTCGTTAATATTCCATTCATTTACAAGGTGGGCTTTTGTGTGAGCgagaggttttttgttgttgttgttgttgatgttttGTAAAGATCACCATCCCATTTGTGCACCTGGGTACCCAGGGAAAGAAAGCCGTGAAAAGGAGCTGAAATCAGGAAAATGGTCTTGAGATGCTTAACCAAACTAAGATTTGTGTAAGCGAACAGGGATCAACAAAGGTCTCCTTATTTCCTTTCATGGCATGTAACTTATgggtgtatgtctgtgtgttctCTTATTGACATGTAAGACTTCTGTGCTTCTTAAGAATTTGGAATAAAAGAACAGTTTCTCCATCTGGGGTCTGTGAAAGACATCCTCAGATGCTCCCCTTTCTACACTTGCTGGTATCTTTCAACAACTTTTCAGAGAGATTCTTTGTATATCTGTGTAAAATGCAGAGACAACTGCAAGTCCACTGTGAAAGATTTCAAACTACATTCTTATGTCCTCTACCCAAAGTCACAACTTCACTCTCTTATTGTCCCTCTCTTTACAGCCTTCACTGGCCTGTTCCTTCTCATTTCATTTCATATACAATGAACATAAAAATTATCACTTAGGTTTTTGTCTTTCCGTAGCATTTTGCTGAGTATTTTAGTCAAAGGTTAGCTTTCCTATTTTTTGgagctttcagatttttttctttctcctaaaaATCATCCCCTCACATTTTTCCACCTCTAGatcaaaatcattttaaatatcttCTCATCCCTGTATCAGTGTCcagttgtttttctctgtcagatttatttcatatttatctttttcttccacttttccCTTTTGGTTTCTTAACAAAAGCAGGGTACAAACAGTTAAGCAAAGCTGGCAAAGCCTTATAGATAAAACGAACTGTGAAGCCAGAGGCAAACCTCgccttcttctccttttctctacTCCCCTGCCACCACCAGCCCCCTACccctgaaataaaacattttatttcaggaTTGCCTGTCACTAAAGTTAAAAGggcgctttaaaaaaaaaaaaagtttaaaaatagacaaacacAACCTTTGTTGTTTGACAACTGAGTAATCTCTTTCTATAAAGTGAGACAGTATGCTTTTGGTATTAAAGTAATCCCTGGCAGAGTTGTAACTGTTGAATCTGTGTTAGCATTCCCCTTATAAATCCCAGTTTTGAAAGGTTTAAAATTCTGCTGCTTTAATGCACTTTGGTTCCAAATTGGCATCAGGGGACTCAAGCTAAATGCAATTTTTCTCCTGTCATACCCCACTCATTTCCGTCTCCCCACAAAGTTACCTGACTTTGCCTGGACTGTTTGAGAAAAGATGGGGAAGTTGGCAAAAAGAAGaatcatgctaagtaaaagagggtcattttttttctctcagtggTCTggtaaaaaaatgcaaatttaaaataaaaataaggctaTAAACTCATAACTTAAAATAGGGGGGTAGGTTGGCCTagctcatgatttttaaaaaatcagacacACCAAAGGCGTTTCAAATTTGTTGTTTAAGGGAATAGTCCTGGTAGTGGGTGCATTAAGTGTATTTCATATAGCTTTTGGTTCAAAAACTACACACATTTTTTATATCAGCACAGAAAATATCTATAGGAAGACCATGTGCAGAATTTTGTTTGTTCTCAGGAatggtttactttttaaatgtaaaggaGTGTAAGTGTCAGAGTCACAAGCCACGAAGCAGCCATCCCTGTCATGAATGTTGCATATTGCACCATATTATAAACTTGCAAAGTCTCCAGAAGCTGCATTGTATTAAAGGCATTACAGACATGAAAATCAAAATCCAAGGAACAGATAAAGTGACACATTAATAGAAAATTATCACCAACGTAGCTCATCCCAAGGATAGATGTTATATTTTATCTTTGCGATGTGCAGACAAATGAGAAACAGCTTTTCCATGAAAACATTTGGGCCTGTTCTATTTCTGCCTTTGAACGTGAAATAAAACCCTTTGGTGGTGGTAGTGATGTGGCGAGGCGGGGTATAGAATCTGTGTTGAGATTTTCTGAGTATTAATCTATTGTTTGAatgtcttagttttttttttttttttaaagggaggaaaCAAAAAGTTGTTATGTCAAGATTTAGCAAGGATTCAGTGTGTTTGTACAATAGTCTTTCAAAAGAAATTTCGTTATGCATTTTCTACTGTAGTTCCAGATATGCAAATGTCTGTGCTGTTAATATGCATTCATAACATACACCATAACGGCTGTTCTACTCTCTGCTAAGAAAGCATGTTAACACCAGTACTCCAAACAGAAATACATTGTGAGTTATAGACAAATACTTGGAGTATAGGAAGTGTATCATCACCATTTCTCATTTTACGGCAATCACTGCACACCAAAGTTTACATCTATAACTcaatttaatattaattgaacTGATATGTTCTTTGCTTCTGAGGCCATGacattttttaatagattttttaaaattgcccAATGTCTATCTGCCTGCCTCTGTCTTGCTTTCCCTGGGTGAATGTTCATATTTCACTTATAAAAATGACCCAGAGAAAATTTAGGTATAATCTGACTCAGTTGCAAGGCAACAGAGGCATAAAGTCTAAATTAAGACTCAAGTGTTGTTATTTTTAGTTCTTCCAGTTGGTACCTGTGTCTTAGCAAATGGGAATTCTGTTGACTCTATTTTTCACAATCCCCTCATTACTTAAGAGATCAGTTTGGAACATGACAGGCATTTTTCTCAGCTCTCCAAGGGTATAAGGCAGCAGAATGTAGACCTGGGCAGGATCAGGCAGCAAAACCTCAGGACCagagttttttttccccagaagtaGGGTACTTCCTGAGATAGATTTTGGACAATTTTctctattgcctttttttttttttttttttttaaagcttttagaCAAATGCTTCAGGGCAGCCTGGAAGCCTGTGAACTAGCCCAGTGTTAATCCCTAGAGTTTTAACTCTGATCCACATTGCCTTGAAAGAGTTTTATGGCTGTGGTAGAGCAtcccactttgaaaaacagccCTTGGGGTTTAAATAAAGGTATTTAACTTGTAAGACAAGACACAAGACAACCTTATTCCCCTTGAAACTTTAGAGGgcttaaaaatataaactagatgtcttaatattttgtttatgtgTATTACACTAGCATTACTTAGACTAAACAGATAATCTGGAAATAAAgcaacatttggattgttttttagatttctttcagAGTGAAGACTAGAGTGAATTGTATTattatgcaatttaaaaatatatggttGTTTATGCCACTCACAAAACGCTGCAACATTCAGTCTTTGACTTTAGTCTTTGCACAAAACAGCACTGCAGTCCTTTCCAGAAAtacttttctcacttttcttccgTGAagcatactttttattttactcaCCAAACCgcatttattaaattcattttctaatttgttatcaAATAAGGTCACCTGAATCTGCCAGTGAAAACTTCTACCAGTATTATTGGACTGAGTTATTATACTTCCAGCCATTAGTAAAGAAATGGTGTTTTATTAACTTTTGTGATCTTACTGCAAGAAAATGTAGTTTCCTTTAGGCTTTTACAAATATTAAGAATGATTTATTGTCCCTGATTACTATTTTTTATGCTGCTGAATTCAAGATTATTGCTATATTCCAATGTTGTAATCGTTACttataaacatagaaaacagaAGTGCAGTTTGTCTTTTTCCTGTTACATGAATCCATTTTGTAAGATTGGAGTGGGTACTTtataaggagatttttttttgcaaaagttTATGCAAACCGCATCTTGAAAATCAAGTTTTATATTAGTTGCTTGTATGATGACATGCAGGCTCTCTTCACACAGGGGATGCCTGGATGGATTTTAAGAGGTTCTGGACCTTCCTAAGATTATGTACAAATTTggcatatatgtacatttttctaaagaaaggcTTTctctcagtttcttaaaaagttgagAATCACAACAAGAATTTTGATGACCAACTAACCTTGCTTTAAGTCTCATCCTGCTGTTTAATAGCTATGtgtcattcattttttcattcattcatttattcatccattcaacaaaggTTTACTGAATATCTCTTTTGGAGTAATTCTTGACTCCTCTTTTTCACACACTAGAACCAAATGTCTGCAAATTCTCTCAGTACTATCTTAAGACTATATCCAGGATCTGACCACTTTCTGGCAATTCCACTGCTCCTACCCTGGTCCAAACTGCCTTCATCTTTCACGTGGCCTAAATGGCACCTGGGCTTTCACTCTTGACTCCTTACATTCCATACACAGTCCTCAATTCAGCATCCTGAGCATCTGGTTAAAACATGAATCAGATTGTATTCCTCTATGCTCGGAAACCTTCAATGGCTTCCCCTCTCCCTCAGTCAAAACCTAAACTTAACAGAGGCCCAGAGGCTTCCTCTGGCCTTTCTCATCTCACCTTCTACTCCTCTCCCCTTCActcactcagctccagccacactggccctcGGCTCTTCCTCACACCCTCAGGCACGCTCCTACCTCAGGATAGTTGCACTTAGTCCTACGTGGAATCCCCTTCCATGGTTTATTCTCACATTCTTCGTCTCTGCTCAAAGGCTCCTGTCAGGGAGGTCCCCTTTGACCACCCTAGTTTATACTGTACCCCTACCCCCATCTATCCCTCTCTATCCACTTTCCACCAGTTTTGCTTTTCTCAGTAGGGATTATCACTTGCTAACACaatacatttacttatttaatgtGTGTATTAATCTGCAGTTCTAGTGCCTGCTCATGAAAGGCCATAAGtacatacttgttgaatgaagatATTTATTCCAGGCGCTGGGTTAGTGGTGGCTATTCAATGGCGTGTAAAACAGCCATGGCAAAATTGTTGGGAAGTTTACAGTCTAAACAGTGGGCAGGCAATGAACAGGTAAGCATAGAAATGTGAAATTTACATGTTGATGGCTACAGAGAATCATGGGAAGATCTACTGGATTACATGGGAACCTTTTTCTGAGTCATCTTTTATGCTGAGCTGTGAAGGAAGAGCAACAGAGGCAAGAGTACATGTGAAATGTCTAACATTCTGGGAGGACCAGAAGGGTCAGAGCACAGTGAGAGTAAGGATCAGACCATATGAGATTGTGTATTGGTGAAGTATTTGGAATTTATTTCAAAGGAAGACATTGAGAGTTTAAGGCAATTTAAGATTTGAAAGGATCTTTCTGGCTGCtttggagagaagaaaagaagaaacagggaGAGATTTACAAACCCTATGACAGTGGACAGAACAAGAGGGGCCTGGCTGTGGCCTGGATTAGAGTGGTGGTAATGGAAATGGAGAGAGGAGGCCcagaaatatattttggagatagagTCAGCAGAACTTATCAATGGATTGATTAGATGTGGGAAATTCCTTAACCTCTGGTCCTGATGATACTGAACAGTACTCTTTCACGTGTAATCCGCCAAGCACCAGGCTAAATGCCtcatttacagttgacccttgaataatttGGGGGTGGGTGATAGGGGTACCAACCCTCTTCACAGTCGAAAGTCCatgtataacttatagttggcctTCCACACACACAATTCCTTTGTATCCATGGTTCCGCATCCTTGGATTCAATCAACGGTGGATGGTGTAGTACTGtgatatttactattgaaaaaatttGTAAGTGTACCCATGCAATTCcaactgtgttgttcaagggtcaactgtacattgTCTCATGGGAACCTTGCAATAAGGTAGACGTGACTATCTCTGTTGTAGACTCTATGAAACTACGCGGCTCAGAGAATTAATGTACCCACAACTGCTCGGTTTTTAAGTGGGAGAATCACGATTTGGACATAAGTCTGTCTGCATCCAAATCCTAGTTTCTTAACAACTCACACTTTACtgatttaagaattaaatgatcAAATGTCAATGAACTGCCTAGCACTGTTTCTAGTACAAAATAAAtcctgaataaataataaatattagatgaAGTAGAAAAACTTAACCATGAATCTATTCACAAAATGAAGAATTATCCTATTAATATATCCGGTGACTTAAGCGTTTTTACTATATACATTTGTCTTTTAGAGCCATGTGCATAGACAGGTAGATCACTAGACTGCCATGTATGACATAATCCTATAACAATGATTACAGTAGTCATGACTGAGATTCTGTTTGTCTGGAATAGTTGAAGGTTGAGTTGTTCacttattctttcattctttttcattccttcaacaaaacACTTACATTTGTGTGTTACCACTCTAGATATTATTAGGAGAAataaagataaacaacaaagagcCCCACCTCTCAAGTAAGTTAGAGTTGAATTAACATACAAAATACGTCCACAATATTCTAATTAAAAGCAGAGTGAGCTTACTATGATAAGAGAGTTTGCTGGTAGGGAATTTGTGTAGAGTTTGCAAGTATTTGGagaattattttcagttgaagtATAATAAAGACTGAAAAGCACACATGACAGTAAGTACACAGCTCAATTAATTTTGACAACTTGAACACATCTGTGTAATAAGATTgtgatcaagaaacagaacagtaCGAGAAAAGCCTCATTCCTGCCCCTTCCAGGTACCCAACACTTTTCCCCAAGAGAGAGCACTATCCTGAATTCTAACAGCATTGCTTGGTTTTGTTCATTTTGtacattatataaatggaatcattcagtatCTACTTTTGGGGGGGTCTGATTTCTTTATCTCAGCATTTTGTTTGTgcagtttatccatgttgttgcacataACTGTAGAAtgttcattctcattgctgtataatattcaattgtatgactatattataatttgtttctccattctgttGTTGACAGGTGCTTGGATActttccagtttggagctattataaatagtgttaTCCTAATACAAATAATTTAGTAAACATATATACGTTAGGTATagtccattcctaggtatatatccaacagAAATGCATACATGTATTCTGCATGTATAATTTTAAGAGGAATTCAGAATAGGACATTTAGAAAGAGTTAATCTTTAGTAATTACCTACATGATAGTCACACACTTTCTAAGATCATTACACAAGATCAATAATATTATCCCAAAGCTATAGAGTCTGTTACCAATCTACAAGTATTTGCTGAGTGATTCCTATGCAACAAGCCACTGTGATACTGGAGAAAGACAGTAGAAGACACAATCCTTCCCTTCAATGACTCAAGAATCCTGTTGAGGAAATGAAACTAACAAACTTAAAGCATTGAGATGCATGAGGGGCAGACTATGGCGTAGAGTatcaaacaaatgaatatttgctttgtttatgtaatattctttaGGAAGATAGTGCAAATTTAAGATTATGCAGAAGGTTTACCAAGGACATATTTCAGAATACTTGCACTTAAAGAGTACTTTAGttgattttaagttttaaaacatgaTGGCTAAATTATTGACTAATATTTGATCATGTTAATATTGactaatattttaatactttcttTGTACCAGCTTTTCTGCATATGCTATATAATTCTTACAACAGCTGTGAGGATTATATACATAAGCAGACCAGTATAGTAGCTAAAGCATAAGCAGGTTAGTATGTGGTATCGGGAACCAGAACCCCTGGTTCTAACACTTTCTTGCTGGTTGACTCTGAGTAAGGTCCTACGCTTCAGGTTTTCCATCCGTCAAATGGGGATAAATATATTCTTATCTCACAGGTCATTGGATGTACATGGCTATAATATtagctggcacatagtaagtcttGCATTATTATATgctggattattttaaaataaaaatggggggAGCTTAAAAATAAGGCATTTATGTGAAATAATTCCTCAACTTTTTGTGAAGGAAAGGCTCACGTCTCTGGCAATGTCCTCTGGTTTTTCAAGCATTCGGGTTATAGATGGAGAGCACATATTATGTTGTCAATGAAatcaattattttgaaaatgttatatCCTTTTGCTTACAAATTTATCTCCTTGGGCCAggaaatatagcaaaatgttaaaGACACATACCATCCGAGGGAAGGTAGAGCCAGGCTGCAAATATTTAAGGAACTTGAGCTTCTCTGCTATGAATACTCCATTTCTTTCCTATAGAAACACTGAAGACTTTGCACTTTGTCTCCACCTACTTTTGAATTTCT
Coding sequences within:
- the NEUROD6 gene encoding neurogenic differentiation factor 6; amino-acid sequence: MLTLPFDESVVMPESQMCRKFSRECEDQKQIKKPESFSKQIVLRGKSIKRAPGEETEKEEEEEDREEEDENGLPRRRGLRKKKTTKLRLERVKFRRQEANARERNRMHGLNDALDNLRKVVPCYSKTQKLSKIETLRLAKNYIWALSEILRIGKRPDLLTFVQNLCKGLSQPTTNLVAGCLQLNARSFLMGQGGEAAHHTRSPYSTFYPPYHSPELTPPPGHGTLDNSKSMKPYNYCSAYESFYESTSPECASPQFEGPLSPPPINYNGIFSLKQEETLDYGKNYNYGMHYCAVPPRGPLGQGAMFRLPTDSHFPYDLHLRSQSLTMQDELNAVFHN